The following DNA comes from Kitasatospora sp. NBC_01287.
CAGCCGGCCGTGCCGGGCGAGTAGGAAGCTCAGCCGGTCGGTGGCGGTGGCGCGGGCGGCGGCGGAGGTCATGCCGCCATCGTATCGCCGCCGGGGAAACGGTGGATGTTCGGAAACCGTTCGCGAACGCCAACGAATGGGTACGCTGGAGGACGGCCGCGAGCGATCGCCGCCCGCCGTGGTGGCGATGAAGAGTGCGGCGATGAACAGCGCTGCGATGAACAGCGCTGCGGTGAACAGCGTTGCGATGAACAGCGTTGCGATGAAGAGTGCGGCGATGAGGTGCGGCGAATGATCAATGGCGCCGACGAACGATCGCCCCTGACCGACCGGCCCTGAACCCGAGGGAGTGTGTCGATGACCGGCACCGAGGCCGTCCCCACCGAGACCGACCACCAGCCGACCCCCAGCCGCCGGACCGTCCACCTCGCGATGGCCGGGCTGATGCTCGGCATGCTGATGGCGATGCTCGACAACCTGATCGTCAGCACCGCCCTGCCCACCATCGTCGGCGACCTGGGCGGCCTGGCCCGGCTCTCCTGGGTGGTCACCGCCTACGCGCTCGGTGCCGCCGTCACCACCCCGTTCTGGGGCAAGCTCGGCGACCTGCACGGCCGCAAGATCATGTTCATGGCCGCGATCGTGCTCTTCCTGATCGGCTCCGCGCTGGCCGGGCTCTCCCAGGGCATGAACCAGCTGATCGGCTTCCGCGCCGTGCAGGGCCTGGGCGCGGGCGGCCTGATGGTCGGCGCGATGGCCACCCTCGGCGACCTGGTGCCGCCGCGCGAGCGGGGACGCTACATGGGCCTCATCGGCGGCATGATGCCGATCGCCTTCGTCGGCGGCCCGCTGCTCGGCGGCTTCCTCACCCAGCACCTCAGCTGGCGCTGGTGCTTCTACGTCAACGTGCCGCTCGGCGTGGTGGCACTGCTGGTCACCGGCCTGGGCATGAAGCTGCCGCGCCGCCGGCTGCGGGCCCGGCTCGACTACCTGGGCGGCGCGCTGCTCACCGTCGGCGTGGTCGCCGTGACGCTGGTGGCCAGTTGGGGCGGCGGGCAGTACCCGTGGGCCTCGGCGCCGATCCTGCTGCTGAGCTGCCTGGCGGCGCTGGCCCTGGGCGCGTTCGTCCTCTCGCAGCACAGGGTGCCCGAGCCGATCCTGCCGCCGCACATGTTCCGCGACCGCAACTTCACCGTGGCGCAGGTGCTCAGCTTCCTGGTCGGCGCGGCGATGTTCGGCGCGGTCAACTTCCTGCCGCAGTACATGCAGTACGTGCAGGGCGCCTCGCCCACCGCGAGCGGGCTGCTGCTCCTTCCGCTGATGTTCGGCATGCTGGCCGTGATGCTGACGGCGGGTCAGATCACCAGT
Coding sequences within:
- a CDS encoding MDR family MFS transporter translates to MTGTEAVPTETDHQPTPSRRTVHLAMAGLMLGMLMAMLDNLIVSTALPTIVGDLGGLARLSWVVTAYALGAAVTTPFWGKLGDLHGRKIMFMAAIVLFLIGSALAGLSQGMNQLIGFRAVQGLGAGGLMVGAMATLGDLVPPRERGRYMGLIGGMMPIAFVGGPLLGGFLTQHLSWRWCFYVNVPLGVVALLVTGLGMKLPRRRLRARLDYLGGALLTVGVVAVTLVASWGGGQYPWASAPILLLSCLAALALGAFVLSQHRVPEPILPPHMFRDRNFTVAQVLSFLVGAAMFGAVNFLPQYMQYVQGASPTASGLLLLPLMFGMLAVMLTAGQITSRTGRYRVFVITGGAVLTAGMLVLLLLRVDTALLVASLLTVVVGLGMGFLMQNTMLITQNSVELRDMGAASGAVTLFRTIGGSLGIALLGSLYTRGLDHRLAARLGAAQGHALISAHVPPSAVRALPGPAREAFEAAVVSGVHEVFLGGALLAAVAFAVSWLIREVPLRGSVPGSAPAERAGSVAAE